The Pontibacter sp. SGAir0037 DNA segment TTCTTAAGCTATACGTTCATCAAAATTGCAGTAGGGAAACGGGAAGACATCAGCCTGTCTCTGCTGGTTATTGATGCTTTTTGTGTGCTGGCCCTGATTCTTTAGCATCACTGTTTTCCTTTAACTGCCGGATGTAAACCTCCATTCTTTCATAATGAGAGCCTTTCCAGTATACCCTGTGGCAATCGAGGCATCTGTAAAATTCATGGAAGTAGATCTTTGTCTTAGGCGGTAATTGCGCCAATACTTCTTCTTTTGCGGCTTCTTTGAGTAAGCCATTGCAGGCAAGGCAGCGCGTGAGCGGCTTTAGGTAGTTTTTCAGGTGGTAATACTGCATTACCTCTTCCAGCTGCTCCTGCAAATGTTGAGAGCGCAGCCAATACCCGCACTTTACTGATTTTTGCTTCAGCAAGCCAACATCGCGGGTTAGCACAATACGGTTTTCTGCTTCGGCTATAGTGGCGATTTCCCGATCCGAATAAGTATTCTGATAAAGTGTATCAAAGCCCAGCAGCCGCAGGTTCTTAGCCAGGGTGCCTAAATGCACATCCAATACAAAGGCGGGCATACCGGGAACAGTAGCTGGTGTAGAAAAAGGGTATACCTCCACCCGGTCCTGCTTCTTAAGAAGATAGTTTAAACCAACCGGCACCTGGTTAACCAGAACTTTACCTATTTCGGGATGAGGAACACCCATCGCTTCTATGGCATCTTTTACAGCCGGTGTGCCCGTAAAGGCATACGCCACCCATGCTTCTTTCTTCTTCTTTGAAAGAAA contains these protein-coding regions:
- a CDS encoding Mut7-C RNAse domain-containing protein; protein product: MWQEATFFFHGSLNDFLSKKKKEAWVAYAFTGTPAVKDAIEAMGVPHPEIGKVLVNQVPVGLNYLLKKQDRVEVYPFSTPATVPGMPAFVLDVHLGTLAKNLRLLGFDTLYQNTYSDREIATIAEAENRIVLTRDVGLLKQKSVKCGYWLRSQHLQEQLEEVMQYYHLKNYLKPLTRCLACNGLLKEAAKEEVLAQLPPKTKIYFHEFYRCLDCHRVYWKGSHYERMEVYIRQLKENSDAKESGPAHKKHQ